The Mercenaria mercenaria strain notata chromosome 10, MADL_Memer_1, whole genome shotgun sequence genome contains a region encoding:
- the LOC123559764 gene encoding galactose-3-O-sulfotransferase 2-like isoform X2: protein MRTTTRNNKFIGIILLPALATCCLWTFSTTVSTEISVKNTFNGNKPGNESIKQGDKIQRIAYLKVPKTGSTTLACMFIRFGIRNNLSVFLSKKSSVSESKQKLLLKQEKQFDIFATHTLYNYTFFTHIVRNPSIIGSVGEPGQMIISNAFLAYRYTTINKDDGISSQKFIDEIVSNTSNYQLHKVMSRYFGISEVKNYRHMQKILATLNSEFSLVLVIERFNESLILLKRLLNWSFADITYSTKMLNHHGKVFLNNFQIDHLRTTNSLEYKIYEYFLNELNRKIKNAINNFWGEVRYFEHILNEIHSFCQNPSNNNNAYVFPPSRWGAGFSINLEECFMIFNIDDIRFKQQSKIFGIDLIE, encoded by the exons ATGAGAACAACTACAAG GAACAACAAATTTATTGGAATTATTCTGCTACCTGCGTTAGCAACATGTTGTTTATGGACATTTTCAACTACAGTTTCGACAGAGATATCGGTAAAAAATACATTCAACGGCAATAAACCTGGAAATGAATCAATTAAACAGGGAGATAAAATACAAAGAATTGCTTACTTAAAAGTGCCTAAGACAGGTTCAACCACACTTGCATGCATGTTCATCAGGTTTGGAATTAGGAATAATCTTTCAGTGTTTCTCTCAAAGAAAAGTAGTGTAAGTGAAtctaaacaaaaacttttattaaaacaagaaaaacagtTCGACATTTTTGCTACACACACATTGTATAATTATACCTTTTTCACTCATATCGTCAGAAATCCTTCGATAATCGGAAGCGTTGGAGAACCAGGCCAGATGATTATCAGCAATGCTTTCTTGGCGTATAGATACACGACAATAAATAAGGATGACGGGATTTCTTCACAGAAATTTATCGATGAAATAGTAAGCAATACGTCAAATTATCAACTTCACAAGGTAATGTCCAGATACTTTGGGATTAGTGAAGTAAAGAACTATCGTCATATGCAAAAAATCTTAGCTACATTGAACTCAGAATTTTCATTAGTACTTGTTATTGAAAGGTTCAACGAATCTCTTATTCTTTTAAAACGACTTCTTAACTGGTCATTTGCTGATATAACTTACTCAACGAAAATGTTGAATCATCACGGCAAAGTGTTTCTTAACAACTTCCAGATAGATCACCTTAGAACTACAAACTCGTTGGAatataaaatttatgaatattttttaaatgagcTTAATAGAAAGATAAAAAACGCAATTAACAACTTCTGGGGAGAAGTTCGTTATTTCGaacacattttaaatgaaatacattcTTTTTGCCAAAACCCGTCTAATAACAATAACGCATACGTTTTCCCTCCGTCGAGATGGGGTGCAGGTTTTTCAATTAACCTGGAAGAATGCTTTATGATTTTTAACATAGATGATATAAGATTTAAACAGCAATCGAAAATATTTGGCATTGACTTAATTGAATAG
- the LOC123559764 gene encoding galactose-3-O-sulfotransferase 2-like isoform X1, translated as MMTQILRRNNKFIGIILLPALATCCLWTFSTTVSTEISVKNTFNGNKPGNESIKQGDKIQRIAYLKVPKTGSTTLACMFIRFGIRNNLSVFLSKKSSVSESKQKLLLKQEKQFDIFATHTLYNYTFFTHIVRNPSIIGSVGEPGQMIISNAFLAYRYTTINKDDGISSQKFIDEIVSNTSNYQLHKVMSRYFGISEVKNYRHMQKILATLNSEFSLVLVIERFNESLILLKRLLNWSFADITYSTKMLNHHGKVFLNNFQIDHLRTTNSLEYKIYEYFLNELNRKIKNAINNFWGEVRYFEHILNEIHSFCQNPSNNNNAYVFPPSRWGAGFSINLEECFMIFNIDDIRFKQQSKIFGIDLIE; from the coding sequence GAACAACAAATTTATTGGAATTATTCTGCTACCTGCGTTAGCAACATGTTGTTTATGGACATTTTCAACTACAGTTTCGACAGAGATATCGGTAAAAAATACATTCAACGGCAATAAACCTGGAAATGAATCAATTAAACAGGGAGATAAAATACAAAGAATTGCTTACTTAAAAGTGCCTAAGACAGGTTCAACCACACTTGCATGCATGTTCATCAGGTTTGGAATTAGGAATAATCTTTCAGTGTTTCTCTCAAAGAAAAGTAGTGTAAGTGAAtctaaacaaaaacttttattaaaacaagaaaaacagtTCGACATTTTTGCTACACACACATTGTATAATTATACCTTTTTCACTCATATCGTCAGAAATCCTTCGATAATCGGAAGCGTTGGAGAACCAGGCCAGATGATTATCAGCAATGCTTTCTTGGCGTATAGATACACGACAATAAATAAGGATGACGGGATTTCTTCACAGAAATTTATCGATGAAATAGTAAGCAATACGTCAAATTATCAACTTCACAAGGTAATGTCCAGATACTTTGGGATTAGTGAAGTAAAGAACTATCGTCATATGCAAAAAATCTTAGCTACATTGAACTCAGAATTTTCATTAGTACTTGTTATTGAAAGGTTCAACGAATCTCTTATTCTTTTAAAACGACTTCTTAACTGGTCATTTGCTGATATAACTTACTCAACGAAAATGTTGAATCATCACGGCAAAGTGTTTCTTAACAACTTCCAGATAGATCACCTTAGAACTACAAACTCGTTGGAatataaaatttatgaatattttttaaatgagcTTAATAGAAAGATAAAAAACGCAATTAACAACTTCTGGGGAGAAGTTCGTTATTTCGaacacattttaaatgaaatacattcTTTTTGCCAAAACCCGTCTAATAACAATAACGCATACGTTTTCCCTCCGTCGAGATGGGGTGCAGGTTTTTCAATTAACCTGGAAGAATGCTTTATGATTTTTAACATAGATGATATAAGATTTAAACAGCAATCGAAAATATTTGGCATTGACTTAATTGAATAG